A window of the Cyanobacteria bacterium FACHB-DQ100 genome harbors these coding sequences:
- a CDS encoding metal-binding protein, producing the protein MPSGRTHDSITLWSLPIVAATTFGLTQSGNLTLLVSGGFLFAGLMFGPDLDIYSQQYKRWGVLRWIWLPYRRSLKHRSIFSHGAIIGTIGRIFYLGIWIALFAIVAIVSGAIAQQLLGNTVDWQTTAQSSVIATFGQAIQFIQRASIECLALTIGLELGAMSHSLSDWIGSTIKRWNKRRKR; encoded by the coding sequence ATGCCCTCTGGTCGTACCCATGACAGCATCACCCTCTGGAGTTTACCGATCGTTGCCGCGACAACGTTCGGACTGACTCAGAGTGGCAATCTCACCCTGCTCGTTTCAGGTGGTTTTTTATTTGCTGGATTAATGTTTGGACCCGATTTAGATATCTACTCGCAGCAGTACAAGCGCTGGGGCGTTTTGCGGTGGATTTGGCTTCCTTATCGCCGGAGTTTAAAGCACCGATCGATTTTCTCCCACGGCGCAATCATCGGCACGATCGGACGAATTTTTTACCTCGGCATTTGGATTGCTTTATTTGCGATCGTAGCAATCGTCAGCGGCGCGATCGCTCAACAGCTTCTCGGCAACACCGTTGATTGGCAAACAACTGCACAATCGTCAGTGATAGCCACTTTCGGACAAGCGATTCAGTTCATCCAGCGGGCATCGATCGAGTGTCTAGCCTTGACGATCGGCTTAGAACTCGGTGCCATGAGTCACAGTTTGAGCGATTGGATTGGGTCTACGATCAAACGATGGAACAAGCGACGAAAGCGCTAA
- the mazG gene encoding nucleoside triphosphate pyrophosphohydrolase: MSETLEALQQLIEVVAQLRDPVKGCPWDLAQTPQSLIPYVIEEAYEVVDALRSADEAAIADELGDLLLQVVLQAQVAKDQQQFDLTTVTKNITAKLIRRHPHVFDNLEVQSIDEVHQNWEKIKATESHEEPTLSDKLRKYARSLPPLMAGMKISQKAAKAGFEWDSIDGVWDKFHEELAEFQHALQHESKANQQAELGDLLFTIINLARWADLDPAEALQGTNDRFIQRLVQMESVVDRPLSEYSLEELEQFWQQAKAKLAKER; encoded by the coding sequence ATGTCTGAAACGCTAGAAGCGCTGCAACAGTTAATCGAAGTCGTTGCCCAACTGCGAGATCCAGTAAAAGGCTGTCCTTGGGATTTGGCGCAAACTCCACAGAGCTTAATTCCCTACGTGATTGAAGAAGCTTATGAAGTAGTGGATGCGCTCCGGAGCGCGGACGAAGCTGCGATCGCAGACGAACTTGGTGATCTGTTGCTGCAAGTGGTTCTTCAAGCGCAGGTGGCAAAAGATCAGCAGCAATTTGATCTCACAACCGTCACCAAAAACATCACCGCAAAACTGATTCGTCGTCATCCCCACGTCTTTGATAACCTCGAAGTTCAAAGCATCGACGAAGTGCATCAGAATTGGGAAAAGATCAAAGCCACAGAAAGCCACGAAGAGCCAACATTAAGCGACAAGCTGAGAAAATACGCCCGATCGCTGCCTCCTTTGATGGCAGGAATGAAAATTTCCCAAAAAGCTGCGAAAGCTGGATTTGAATGGGACTCGATCGACGGCGTTTGGGACAAGTTTCACGAAGAATTAGCCGAATTCCAGCATGCGCTTCAGCACGAAAGTAAAGCGAACCAGCAAGCAGAACTCGGAGATTTACTATTTACGATCATTAATCTGGCAAGATGGGCAGACCTTGATCCGGCTGAAGCGCTTCAGGGCACAAACGATCGCTTCATTCAACGATTAGTTCAGATGGAGAGCGTCGTCGATCGCCCTCTTTCCGAGTATTCCCTTGAAGAGCTAGAGCAGTTTTGGCAGCAGGCAAAAGCAAAATTAGCCAAGGAACGATAG
- a CDS encoding TMEM165/GDT1 family protein, with the protein MLTAFTAGLLLITVSELGDKTFFIAMCLAMRHSRRYVFAGATLALAAMTLLSVLLGHFAALLPEQIVYWSTIALFVGFGFKMLYDASKMPVECRDKSLVASVDCASDAEREALEAVSQAEANLRKKTPFAITLEAFTLTFIAEWGDRTQINTMVLAASNNAIGVTIGAILGHAICCAIAVFGGRLIASHISERTVTLIGGILFFVFALVTWFEGM; encoded by the coding sequence ATGTTAACAGCATTTACAGCAGGTTTGTTGCTCATTACCGTTTCGGAATTGGGGGATAAGACGTTCTTTATCGCGATGTGTTTAGCGATGCGTCATTCCCGCCGATATGTGTTCGCAGGAGCAACGCTAGCGTTAGCGGCAATGACGCTACTCTCAGTGCTCTTGGGTCATTTTGCCGCACTTCTACCCGAGCAAATCGTTTATTGGAGCACGATCGCTCTGTTTGTCGGGTTCGGCTTTAAGATGCTCTACGATGCCAGCAAAATGCCCGTTGAGTGTCGCGATAAGTCGCTGGTTGCCAGCGTAGACTGTGCCTCTGATGCCGAGCGAGAAGCACTCGAAGCGGTTTCTCAAGCTGAAGCGAATCTTCGCAAAAAAACGCCGTTTGCCATCACGTTAGAGGCATTTACTTTGACGTTTATTGCTGAATGGGGCGATCGAACTCAGATTAATACAATGGTGCTTGCCGCATCGAATAATGCGATCGGCGTTACGATCGGAGCGATCCTGGGTCATGCGATTTGCTGTGCGATCGCGGTTTTCGGGGGTCGTTTGATCGCTTCGCACATCTCAGAACGCACCGTTACACTCATCGGTGGAATCCTGTTCTTCGTGTTCGCACTCGTGACCTGGTTCGAGGGCATGTAA